The following is a genomic window from Lactococcus carnosus.
AAGGCTAGATGCTAATGCTTAACTGTAAGCAAAAAAGGTTGAGTTCTCACTCAGCCTTTTTAATAGTTAATATTAAAGTCTAACGGTTCATCAACCGCTAATTGCCCTGTTTTCTCTAAATAGGCAATCATCAAGTCTTGAATCGTTAATCCCGTGTCTTGAATGACTTCTGCTTTTTTATAGGCATTATATTCCCCACCACCTACAGCACGATAGTTATTCAGTGCAACGGTTAAAACTTGATCATCTGAAAGTGCTTTGCCTTGATAGCTGACCTTAGTCACGCGACTACCGACGGGTTTAGAGACGTCTATCGTGTAGGTAAGCCCATAATAAAAATCATAGTTGTAATGCTCTGTTTTCGGTATCAACCACTTAGGATTAATGACAAGTTTCTGATTTTCTAAGGCAAAATACTCAGCTGTTTTCTCAATATTTTGTTTGACTTGTGCACCTGTCAACTTGACATGAAAAAGTGTATTATCAAATGGATAATTTCGCAAAATATCACGTACTTTTACATCATTTGGTAAAGACAGCGTATTATTATTCATGCTAACGATAGAGATATCAGCACCTGTTGTCTGTCTTTGAACATGCGCAGTTAAGGCAAGAATAGCATTACTTGTTTGTGACAACTCTAGATGGCTTTGCGCTGCAACGGTTTGATCAAGATGAACGATTGGTCGGTCTAGATAGGTATTTACCTCAGCTTGCAGGTCATCAAGTTCAGCTTTTAACTCAGCAGATTGTGTAATCCCTGGCGTTTTTAGCTCACTCGTGATTTTCGGTTTTAGGTCTTGATCAAAGGCAACAGTAATGTCAAAATACTTGCGGGCCATGTTGGGCGGTTGCAAGGTATAGGTGCCATGAACATAGCGTCCCTCAATCGTCGCATGCTGATGACCTGTTAGTAACAAATCAAAGTCAAGCGATTCTAAAAGTTCATACCCAACATTTTCGCCAGTCTCTGACAAGCGTTCACCAGTCTCCAAATCAGACTCAAAGCCGCCATGATAAATCCCAATCACAAAATCGACTTGTGATTTCAAACGCTCAAGTTCCTGCTTCATGGCTGGAAAAACAGGCATGATCTGAATATCGGAGATATTTTCAGGTTTTTCCCAGATATTGACATAGTCTGTCACAGCACCTATGAGGCCAATTTTCAAGCCATTTGCAAGTGTCTTTATTTGAGCTGGAAACAGCTGTTTACCTGCCTGGTCTAATACGTTTACCGCTGTGACTTTAGCATTCAGCTGTGCTAAATTCTCTTTTAAAAATGAAAAACCATAGTTAAAATCATGATTCCCTAGGGTAATAACATCATAGCCACCCGCATTCATCACTTTAGCAATCCCATTATCTGAGCGCTTCTGATTTTGATAATAGTTAATAAATGGTGAGCCTTGAAAAATATCACCACCATCAATCACAAGCGTATTGTCGTCTTTATCAAATGCGTCGATTGCTTGCATGAGGCCCATGGCTTGTAAATCATCAGACAAATAATCAGTCGGATAGAGGTAGCCATGGACGTCACTTGTATAATAAATCTTCATCTTTTTCATCAGACAACTAGCCTTTCAATAGATAAGAGCGGATATGGTCAGAAATTTGTTCAATCACAAGAATCAAGACAAAGAGTCCGATTAAGATTGAGCCAACTTGTGGCCATTTGTAGGCACTCATGGCAAAAATCATCGGTGCACCGATGCCACCAGCCCCAACAAGGCCTAAAATACTGGCATCACGTAAATTCATATCCAAACGGTAAAGTAAGATAGATAGGAAGTCGGGCATCAGTTGAGGGATAATCCCAAACCGTATTTTTTGGAAGGTCGTCGCACCAGATGCCTCCATAGACTCGATGATTCCCGTATCTAAATCTTCGATTGTTTCGATAAATAGTTTAGAAATCATACCGATTGACATGAGTCCCAAGGTAAGCGCACCAGCAGATGGACCAGGGCCTGTCACCCGAATAAACATCAACCCATATACAAAAGGTGGCACCGTCCGTATCGTCATGATAAATAAACGAATGATATAGGCTATCCAAGATGGCATGATATTTGTTGCAGATAAAAAGGATAAAGGTACTGCAATAACTGCACCAACAAGTGTCCCTAAAATCGCAATCGCGATCGTTTGCAATAAGAGATACCCGACACCTGACGTATCTAGTGCAAATAAAAATTTTAAATCCGGATGGAAAATCCCTTTAAAGATATTACCTGCAATTGCTGTGCCTTTTTCAGACATACCAGACATATTCATCACGGTCATCGACCAAATGAAGACACCACATGTCACGGCAAATATCACTAAATAATAGGGCCAGCGACGAGGACTTTGTTCATATTTTGCTTTTATTAAATCTGTCATCACATCCTCCTTAGGTTAACTTGCGACGGATCACTTGACTGATCAGCTCAATCGCAATAACGGTGATAAGTAGGGTCAGTAAAATCATCCCAACACTTGGATAATCACGGTTATTGACTCGGTCATTGAGAATCAATCCGATACCACCTGCACCAACATAGCCAAGGATAGCAGCGTATCTGACATTCCCTTCGAAGTTAAACAGGGTAGTTGACAAATAAATTGGCATGATTTGTGGTGCTATGGCAACTGTGAAGGCTTTGAGTTTTGTTGCACCCATTGACTCCATCGCTTCAAATGCACCCATATCAACGGTTTCAATCACTTCAAACATCTGTTTCCCCATGTAAGAAAATGAGAAAATGAAGATGGCAAGTGTCCCTGCAAAGGTACCTAGTCCAAAAATATAAGTCGCGATAAGCGCCGTTACAAGGGTTGGTAGCGTCCGAAGAAAGGTAAATAGGATGCGAACCACTTTATTAATGACTTGATTGTAGACGATATTACTAGATGCTAGAATAGCAAAGGGAACAGCAAAGACACTCCCTAAAATAGAGCCGATAAAACTCATCTTAATCGTATCTAATAAGGGTTTGACGACTTTTGGTAGGTAGCCTGTGTCAGGTGGGACCATCTTTTTGAGCATATCAAAGAAATTCGCCCCTCTTTCGATGAGCACAGAAAACTGAAAATTGGTAAATTTCAGAGAAAAAATCAAAAGTCCTAGGAAAATCAGCCAGACAATCGGTGTACGCGTCGCCTTTTCATAGACCACTTCACCTGTATCCAAGACTAATTTTTTAGGCTTGAAAATTTTATCATACATATTAAGCCTCTTTTCTGTAAACATCATCTAAGACTTGCTGCGTCACACTACTAGATGGTCCATCAAAAACAATTCTACCCTTTTTAACAGCGATAATACGATCTGTGTATTCCAATGCTAACTCCACATGGTGAATATTGATCAAGACGGTTTTATTTAACTCCTTATTGATGCGTTTAAAATCATCCATCACTTCACGTGCCGTTACTGGATCGAGTGCGGCAACTGGTTCATCTGCCAAGAGGATATCTGCATCTTGTGCTAAGGCACGTGCTAATGACACACGTTGCTGTTGCCCACCTGAGAGCTGATCAGCTCTAATGTAGGCCTTATCAAGAATGCCAACACGGTTTAAGGCATCAAGTGCTTTCAGTTTGTCCGCTTTAGAAAATAAGCCAAAACAAACGCTTAAAAAGGACATATTGGGCACACGAGAACTGAGTACATTGCGAATAACTGACACACGGGGTACCAGATTGTAAGACTGGAAAATCATCCCAACATTTTTTCGAAATTCACGAAGTGCTTTCCCTTTTAATTGGGCAACATTTGTCTCATTGACCATGAGTGTGCCTTCAGTCACATTATTTAGACCATTAATCGTCCGAATGAGTGTCGATTTACCGGCACCAGACGTCCCAATAATCCCGATGAATTCACCTTGTTGGATCTCAAGATTCACATCTTCAAGTCCACGGGTACCATTTGGATACACTTTTGAAACATTTTCAAACTTAATCATTTAGTGATTACTCCTTATATTACAGTGTTTCGGCGGTGTCGTTGTCTTCTAGCTTTGTTTTATGATGCTTGATTGCTATCACATATCGACATATTTTTCATCATAAGGCTATCAACAACCTGCCAAAACGCAAGTAAACACGAAAAACAAACAGCCTACATCTGCCTGACTGCTTGTTTTTCTTGTGTTTAGATATGAACGCTCGCGTTTAGCTTATTTAGCGTTTTTTTGCAACAATTTTTCTGCTGCAAATTCTGATTTGTAATCAGATTCTTTTGCATCTTTATATCCTTCATGTGAGTAAACAGCAAGAATTTTCTTACCATCTTCAGTCTTAGCCATCTCTTTAACCGCTGCTTTCAACGCTTTTTGGAAGTCTGATGTCATTACTTTTGATTGTTTTGAAACTAGGATACCATCGTTATAAATCGCTGGTGTCACACCGATAACATTTGTTTCAGCCCAAATTGACTCTTTTTGACCATAAGTTGTTGTCCAAGCATTGGCGTAATCACGACGCGCATCAGCATACATTGGTAACACATCGATTTGACCTGAAGCAAGACGTGCAAGACCAGAACCATAAGAATCGATTGTCACACTATGTGTCAAATCAGTCACTGTATGTTTGACATTTTCATTCAACCAAAGTGATGGGTAAACATAGCCAGCAGCTGAAGTTGTTGAAGAAAGTCCCCAGTTAGCATCTTTAAGATCATTCCAAGTTAATTTTTCACCAGCATTGACTTTTTTAGCTAAGGCTTGTCCTTTTTCTGATGGACCTGTCACCAAGATAGACCGATAGCTTGTCGCTTGTTTGTCAGTCTTTTCAGTTGCTTTGCCATCATTCCAATCTTTTGCCTGACTTGAGTCTTTGCTAAGACCGGCACGTGTTGCTGTTAAGATCACATTTACGTCATCTTTATATAAAGCAAAAGTAGAGCCAGGGACACCATAACCAACATCAGCAGCGCCAGAAGCTAGTGCTTCTCCAACTGCTTCATAGTTCGTGCCGACTGTCACATCAACTTTTTTTACAGTATAGCCTTGTTTTTTAAGCTCATCTTTCAACAATGATGCCATCGGTTTTGTTGCAATGGCAATATCATCAGGGTTTCTAGATGGCACAAACGAAATTTTCAAATCATCGATTGTCTTGCTCTCTGATTTTGTATCAGAAGTTTTGCTACCACAAGCTGCCAGTGCTGCGACCGCAAACAAAGCAACGCCTGCTGTAACGAGACCACGTGTAAGTCCTTTTTTCATGAAAATGGATACTCCTCAATGTTTTTTTGTATGATTTTATATGAGAAACAATTGCCTCATATATGACTACTTGTCTAATATATCATACTTTTGAGGTTTTGGTATCTTTTTTTTTCAAAATTTTTTTGATAATTTTCAGATAGCTTAATCTATTTAAATTATCTCCCACGTTATATTTTAAGCTATAAAAAAACACCCGTTTTCAAGCAAGTGTTCTCTCTATATGTACCTCATATGACTAGCAAGTTTCTAGCAAAGACCATCTATAAGTGTTGACAGTTTCATAGAGTTGCTACCCTTTAACAGGAGTTGATCTTGAGGTGCTAGGGTGTTTAACAAGTCTTTGAGAAGCGCATCTAAGGCATCTTTTTCATTATCTTTTCGGAAATATTTGATAGCGTCAGGTTCAAATACAGTCCTGGCAGCTACCGCAAGCGGTTCGATTTCCTCACCATACAGATAAAGTAAATCCAATTTTTGAGGATCCAGTGCTGCGATCATCTGACGATGGAGTTGTGATGATTGCTCACCTAACTCTTTCATATCAGCCAAAACAGCGATTTTTTTACCATCAGGATTACGATCTATTGTTTGAAATGTTTCTAGTATTAAGCGCATGGCAGTCGGATTAGCATTATAGACATCTGATAAGATATCTGCGCCATTTGAGGCTTTTACCCACTCAACCCGATTTTTAGTGAGAACCAAGTCTGCTAATGCCCGCTTGATGTTCTCTGAGCTTACACCCTCTAACATCCCGATGTAAGCTGCAACCATGGCGTTGGTCGCATTAAACTTACCAGGTATTGGAATCATTAATTGTTCATCTAGAAAATTCACCGTAAACCGTAAGGCATCTTTATACTCGTACAAGTCAACAATATGAATATCTGAATCCGCGCCAAAACGTGTGATTTTCTGATTTTCAGGCAAGTAAGCATTAATGATTTTGTCTGCTGGGGCAATCAACTCACCACCAGAGACTAATCCGTCAACAATCTGCAGCTTACCTTCTGCGATTTTATCTCGTGTGCCGAAAAATTCGAGATGACTTTCCCCAATTAAGGTAATAACAGCAAGTTTAGGTTTTGCTAAGGTGGATAAGAGATGGATATCTCCCATATGGTCCTGTCCCATTTCTAGGACAAGCTTCTGCGTATCTTCTGGCATATGAAGGACAGTATAAGGCAAACCGATTTGGTTATTATAATTTCCTTGGGTTTTATACGTTTTATAGGTTGTCTCAAGGATTTGTGCTGCCATGTCTTTAGTTGTTGTTTTACCATTACTCCCAGTAATCGCAATCACATCAACTTTTGTTTTCTCTAAATAATAGGCTGCCAATACTTGAAATGCTTGTTCAGTATCAGTAACTAGTATGTGAGGAAAGGCAATTTTTTTCTCAGAGAGTGTCACGACAGCTCCCTTATCAAAGGCTGTTGGGATAAACTCATGGCCATCGCGTGCACCTTTTAATGGCAAGAAAATGTCTCCGTCTTGGATTAACCGACTATCAAATTCAATATTTTTTAGTACAAGGTTAGGATAAGCAGAAACGTCATTTTTTGCGCTAACGACACGTGCAAGTTCATGTAAGGTTAAATTCATTGGGTTACCTGATTCTTTTTCATATCTTATATTTTAGCAAAAAAACAACTATTTTTCTTGCATTACTTGTTATTTGTAACTCGTATTAGCGAAGTTGTGCTAACACTCAAGCAGCATGACAACTCATGATCCCTTCACCCATCCTTTGCATCTATCTCATTTTTACCTTTTTTTTACACAAAACTTACATAAGGAGGTAACCAACAGTGTTAAACTAATAAGTGAGGCGGCCAACTCATACCACACAACATCACGCTAATCATAAAAAGGAGACTGCCAAATGGCACTCACACAGTCACAGCCTACCCCAAAACCACGCTTCCAAATCGAGAAGATTGTTCTTGGTATCGTTGCTTTATTACTAATCATTGGTGCAATTTTTGATAAACCGATTTCTCGCACACTCATGGATCAAAACTCAATTTTTGGTACCGTATTCCAAAACTATAGCCTGATTTTTCCTAGTATTATTATTTTTATGGCTGCCCAAGTTTTATTTTATCGCATTCAAAAATTAGAAAGCAATGCCATCGGCAAATTTTCAGTCATGTTTTTAACAGGCGTTGCTGCGATTTATGAAACATGGCAAGCAGTTAAAACCGCCCTTTTTTATACGATTGCTTCACTTAATAACATCAAACATAAAGCACCTATTGGTGCTGCTAATAACGACGGTGGTGGCAAAGCAGTTTCACCAACCTGGTATTTACCTACATTAATTATCTTAACGCTTATCCTTGTCATCATCGGCTTCGCTTTATGCCATAAATGGCTTGTAGCGAAGGATGAAGCAGAAATGCAACGTCTCACTTATGTTGCCCTAGC
Proteins encoded in this region:
- a CDS encoding UDP-N-acetylmuramoyl-tripeptide--D-alanyl-D-alanine ligase, producing the protein MNLTLHELARVVSAKNDVSAYPNLVLKNIEFDSRLIQDGDIFLPLKGARDGHEFIPTAFDKGAVVTLSEKKIAFPHILVTDTEQAFQVLAAYYLEKTKVDVIAITGSNGKTTTKDMAAQILETTYKTYKTQGNYNNQIGLPYTVLHMPEDTQKLVLEMGQDHMGDIHLLSTLAKPKLAVITLIGESHLEFFGTRDKIAEGKLQIVDGLVSGGELIAPADKIINAYLPENQKITRFGADSDIHIVDLYEYKDALRFTVNFLDEQLMIPIPGKFNATNAMVAAYIGMLEGVSSENIKRALADLVLTKNRVEWVKASNGADILSDVYNANPTAMRLILETFQTIDRNPDGKKIAVLADMKELGEQSSQLHRQMIAALDPQKLDLLYLYGEEIEPLAVAARTVFEPDAIKYFRKDNEKDALDALLKDLLNTLAPQDQLLLKGSNSMKLSTLIDGLC
- the phnC gene encoding phosphonate ABC transporter ATP-binding protein, whose amino-acid sequence is MIKFENVSKVYPNGTRGLEDVNLEIQQGEFIGIIGTSGAGKSTLIRTINGLNNVTEGTLMVNETNVAQLKGKALREFRKNVGMIFQSYNLVPRVSVIRNVLSSRVPNMSFLSVCFGLFSKADKLKALDALNRVGILDKAYIRADQLSGGQQQRVSLARALAQDADILLADEPVAALDPVTAREVMDDFKRINKELNKTVLINIHHVELALEYTDRIIAVKKGRIVFDGPSSSVTQQVLDDVYRKEA
- a CDS encoding bifunctional metallophosphatase/5'-nucleotidase produces the protein MKIYYTSDVHGYLYPTDYLSDDLQAMGLMQAIDAFDKDDNTLVIDGGDIFQGSPFINYYQNQKRSDNGIAKVMNAGGYDVITLGNHDFNYGFSFLKENLAQLNAKVTAVNVLDQAGKQLFPAQIKTLANGLKIGLIGAVTDYVNIWEKPENISDIQIMPVFPAMKQELERLKSQVDFVIGIYHGGFESDLETGERLSETGENVGYELLESLDFDLLLTGHQHATIEGRYVHGTYTLQPPNMARKYFDITVAFDQDLKPKITSELKTPGITQSAELKAELDDLQAEVNTYLDRPIVHLDQTVAAQSHLELSQTSNAILALTAHVQRQTTGADISIVSMNNNTLSLPNDVKVRDILRNYPFDNTLFHVKLTGAQVKQNIEKTAEYFALENQKLVINPKWLIPKTEHYNYDFYYGLTYTIDVSKPVGSRVTKVSYQGKALSDDQVLTVALNNYRAVGGGEYNAYKKAEVIQDTGLTIQDLMIAYLEKTGQLAVDEPLDFNINY
- a CDS encoding phosphatase PAP2 family protein; translation: MALTQSQPTPKPRFQIEKIVLGIVALLLIIGAIFDKPISRTLMDQNSIFGTVFQNYSLIFPSIIIFMAAQVLFYRIQKLESNAIGKFSVMFLTGVAAIYETWQAVKTALFYTIASLNNIKHKAPIGAANNDGGGKAVSPTWYLPTLIILTLILVIIGFALCHKWLVAKDEAEMQRLTYVALAAIVAVFAADTIVNSMKALWGRMRPYEMNQGWTNFTSWLQINGENGHKSFPSGHSQEGWIALLLPLFVSPKLGNKRRNTFIFAVVFGSLVAISRLRLGAHFLSDVTMGSFISIVVIYAVARLLNEKLMGDSLH
- a CDS encoding phosphate/phosphite/phosphonate ABC transporter substrate-binding protein; its protein translation is MKKGLTRGLVTAGVALFAVAALAACGSKTSDTKSESKTIDDLKISFVPSRNPDDIAIATKPMASLLKDELKKQGYTVKKVDVTVGTNYEAVGEALASGAADVGYGVPGSTFALYKDDVNVILTATRAGLSKDSSQAKDWNDGKATEKTDKQATSYRSILVTGPSEKGQALAKKVNAGEKLTWNDLKDANWGLSSTTSAAGYVYPSLWLNENVKHTVTDLTHSVTIDSYGSGLARLASGQIDVLPMYADARRDYANAWTTTYGQKESIWAETNVIGVTPAIYNDGILVSKQSKVMTSDFQKALKAAVKEMAKTEDGKKILAVYSHEGYKDAKESDYKSEFAAEKLLQKNAK
- the phnE gene encoding phosphonate ABC transporter, permease protein PhnE is translated as MTDLIKAKYEQSPRRWPYYLVIFAVTCGVFIWSMTVMNMSGMSEKGTAIAGNIFKGIFHPDLKFLFALDTSGVGYLLLQTIAIAILGTLVGAVIAVPLSFLSATNIMPSWIAYIIRLFIMTIRTVPPFVYGLMFIRVTGPGPSAGALTLGLMSIGMISKLFIETIEDLDTGIIESMEASGATTFQKIRFGIIPQLMPDFLSILLYRLDMNLRDASILGLVGAGGIGAPMIFAMSAYKWPQVGSILIGLFVLILVIEQISDHIRSYLLKG
- the phnE gene encoding phosphonate ABC transporter, permease protein PhnE; protein product: MYDKIFKPKKLVLDTGEVVYEKATRTPIVWLIFLGLLIFSLKFTNFQFSVLIERGANFFDMLKKMVPPDTGYLPKVVKPLLDTIKMSFIGSILGSVFAVPFAILASSNIVYNQVINKVVRILFTFLRTLPTLVTALIATYIFGLGTFAGTLAIFIFSFSYMGKQMFEVIETVDMGAFEAMESMGATKLKAFTVAIAPQIMPIYLSTTLFNFEGNVRYAAILGYVGAGGIGLILNDRVNNRDYPSVGMILLTLLITVIAIELISQVIRRKLT